From Oryza brachyantha chromosome 9, ObraRS2, whole genome shotgun sequence, a single genomic window includes:
- the LOC102715234 gene encoding E3 ubiquitin-protein ligase BIG BROTHER has product MATPNTYSVHLSTETHRIEAWLASDEALARQLQEEENAHDAIATREFAGNVSLEPSLPAVEYRPSNNAAQVTREDDVDPDNMSYEQLQALGEAVGNQSRGLPDDLISYLVPFKNKCSFFSRKKNDEECVICKSTYKSRQKLIRLPCSHCYHADCITRWLKINKACPVCNEEVFG; this is encoded by the exons ATGGCAACCCCGAATACATATTCAGTCCATCTCTCCACAGAAACCCACAGGATTGAGGCCTGGTTGGCATCTGATGAAGCTTTAGCTAGGCAGTTGCAAGAGGAGGAGAATGCCCATGATGCTATTGCTACAAGAGAATTTGCTG GTAATGTATCCTTGGAACCATCGTTACCAGCTGTTGAATACAGACCTTCCAATAATGCAGCTCAG GTAACAAGGGAAGATGATGTTGACCCTGATAACATGTCTTACGAG CAACTACAAGCATTAGGGGAGGCAGTAGGAAATCAATCCAGAGGATTACCTGATGACCTTATATCCTATTTGGTCCCTTTTAAGAACAAGTGCAGCTTCTTCTCTAGGAAGAAGAATGATGAGGA ATGTGTGATCTGCAAATCGACTTATAAAAGCCGCCAGAAGTTGATAAGATTGCCATGTAGCCACTGTTACCATGCAGATTGCATAACTCGCTGGCTTAAGATCAACAAG GCATGCCCAGTCTGCAATGAGGAAGTATTTGGGTGA
- the LOC121055310 gene encoding protein YY1-like yields MAVTRTRAPAKTVRAVMVLLVVAVAAAGMMMTRGAEAQQQQSCAAQLTQLAPCARFSVPPAPGQALPAPGTECCSALGAVSRDCACGTLDIINSLPSKCGLPRVTCQ; encoded by the exons atggcggttACGAGGACGAGGGCGCCGGCGAAGACGGTCCGGGCGGTGATGGTTCTcctggtggtggcggtggcggcggcggggatgaTGATGACGCGCGGGGCGgaggcgcagcagcagcagagctgCGCGGCGCAGCTGACGCAGCTGGCGCCGTGCGCGCGCTTCAgcgtgccgccggcgccggggcaggcgctgccggcgcccgggACGGAGTGCTGCTCGGCGCTGGGCGCCGTGTCGCGCGACTGCGCCTGCGGCACGCTCGACATCATCAACAGCCTCCCGAGCAAGTGCGGCCTCCCGCGCGTCACCTGCC AGTGA